A genomic region of Anaerobaca lacustris contains the following coding sequences:
- the flhB gene encoding flagellar biosynthesis protein FlhB gives MAEKPAAEKTEQPTSRKLGKAREKGQVPQSQDMGAAVTLLALFLSLALLAPGLFQWFKGQVETSASGQIGPLANPQIFAAYMNANIIDALLVMLPVLAVISVAGIATSIVIGGLTFSPQAIQLKWDAINPATAIQRAANPRTLVRLLAEIAKLLIVGVIVWFYLRDKLEAMAALRWAWSSQLIGSIASMTFGLGIRVGIAVIILGLADTLYQKWQYIHELKMTRQEVKQERKDSDGSPEVKSRIRRIQIEMSMKRLIQEVPKASVILVNPTHVAVALRYEAATMDAPVLLAKGADHMAQKIIKIARSHGVPIVRRPEVARAIYAAVKPGQRIPESLYVAVAEVLAMVYRLRQGKKAAR, from the coding sequence ATGGCCGAGAAACCCGCCGCCGAAAAGACAGAACAACCGACCTCGCGAAAGCTGGGCAAAGCCCGTGAGAAAGGGCAGGTCCCCCAGAGCCAGGACATGGGGGCCGCGGTCACGCTCCTCGCATTGTTTCTGAGTCTGGCCCTGCTGGCGCCCGGTCTGTTCCAGTGGTTCAAGGGGCAGGTCGAAACGAGCGCGTCCGGCCAGATCGGCCCCTTGGCCAACCCGCAGATCTTCGCCGCCTATATGAACGCGAACATCATCGACGCCCTCCTCGTCATGCTGCCCGTCCTCGCGGTCATCAGTGTGGCCGGGATCGCCACGAGCATTGTCATCGGGGGCCTGACGTTCAGCCCACAGGCCATTCAGTTGAAGTGGGACGCCATCAATCCCGCCACCGCGATCCAGAGAGCCGCCAACCCACGGACCCTGGTCCGTCTGCTCGCCGAGATCGCCAAGCTGTTGATCGTCGGTGTAATCGTCTGGTTCTACCTTAGAGACAAGCTGGAGGCCATGGCCGCGCTGCGCTGGGCATGGTCGTCCCAGCTCATCGGTTCCATCGCGTCGATGACGTTCGGTCTTGGGATTCGCGTCGGCATCGCTGTGATCATCCTGGGACTGGCCGATACGCTCTACCAGAAATGGCAGTACATCCACGAACTGAAGATGACCCGGCAGGAGGTCAAACAGGAGCGTAAGGACAGCGATGGCTCGCCGGAGGTCAAGAGCCGGATCCGCCGGATTCAGATCGAAATGTCGATGAAGCGTCTGATCCAGGAGGTGCCCAAGGCCAGCGTCATTCTGGTGAACCCGACGCACGTGGCCGTGGCGTTGCGCTATGAGGCGGCGACCATGGACGCCCCCGTTCTGTTGGCCAAGGGCGCCGACCATATGGCCCAGAAGATCATCAAGATCGCACGCTCCCACGGCGTTCCGATCGTCCGGCGGCCTGAGGTGGCCCGGGCGATCTACGCCGCGGTCAAGCCGGGCCAGCGCATCCCCGAATCGTTGTACGTGGCCGTGGCGGAAGTGCTGGCGATGGTCTACCGGCTCCGACAGGGCAAGAAGGCCGCACGATGA
- the fliD gene encoding flagellar filament capping protein FliD, translating into MGELRLSGLSTGIDTSTLITQLMAVEQRRLNKYVERKDTWDQRKEALNTLKNMLNDLKNAASALADARKLRTYTSLSSNADVLTAESSHNAFEGNHSVVINQLANAERWVHTTGMTYKEDYVGEGVFIYSYNDREVTVTTTADTTLEAFAALINNDANNPGVTASLLHHNGAYHLVLNGNDAGSDYEISINTSNTEVWQTASPLTVKGENAVQSTRIRDLDQFSGTFAGDESITITGRQHDGTEVNHSFAVNQNTRIEHLVEEINSAFGGTATATVVNGQIRLTDRTHGTSQMQLSLSYNPGSGSTTLDLPVAAQSTQGGSTAASLAGFAEADFSETQSAQDSQIKVDGFPLGDDEWITRSANTIDDVLQGVTLSLHDTGTVQVNLTRDIESVKEKLESMIDAYNSVVTFLAEKTGYNSALKTAGVLMGDSTVSSIANSLRMPLIRQTSGFVTDIDAFLMPAQVGLELDRDGMLSLDTTAFDEAITKNYMGVLALIGADKTGSSDSNTVQFYSASDQYTQSGTYNVQVTISGGVITSAGIKAAGESTYRDATVSGNIVIGNSAFNDKGKPMYAENGLALSVDLSQDGTFNATVRVKQGFTGSLEDVIDRFLQPTDGWLTLDQNSIDVQIRNLEDRIAVEETRLSRVEQRLITKYARLERTLTLMQNQMAGLQMG; encoded by the coding sequence ATGGGCGAATTGCGTCTTTCAGGGTTGTCAACCGGAATTGACACGAGCACGCTGATTACCCAGTTGATGGCGGTGGAGCAGCGCCGGCTCAACAAGTACGTCGAACGAAAGGACACGTGGGACCAGCGCAAAGAGGCCCTCAACACACTGAAAAACATGCTCAACGATCTCAAGAACGCGGCGTCGGCCCTTGCCGACGCCCGGAAGCTGCGGACCTATACCTCCCTGTCCAGCAATGCGGACGTCCTGACGGCCGAATCGTCCCATAATGCATTCGAGGGCAACCATTCGGTTGTCATCAATCAGCTTGCCAACGCCGAACGCTGGGTCCACACGACCGGAATGACGTACAAGGAAGATTACGTCGGGGAAGGGGTCTTCATCTACTCGTACAACGACCGGGAGGTGACCGTCACCACGACCGCCGATACGACCTTGGAGGCCTTTGCCGCCCTGATCAACAACGATGCGAACAACCCTGGAGTGACCGCCAGCCTGCTGCATCACAACGGCGCCTATCATCTCGTTCTCAACGGCAACGATGCCGGCTCCGACTACGAAATCTCCATCAACACCAGCAACACGGAGGTGTGGCAAACTGCCTCGCCTTTGACCGTGAAGGGCGAGAACGCCGTGCAGTCCACGAGGATCAGGGACCTCGATCAGTTCAGCGGCACGTTTGCCGGCGATGAATCCATCACGATCACGGGCCGACAGCACGATGGGACGGAGGTGAACCACAGCTTCGCCGTCAACCAGAACACCCGGATCGAGCATCTCGTCGAGGAGATCAACAGCGCGTTCGGAGGGACGGCAACCGCTACCGTCGTGAACGGTCAGATTCGACTGACCGACCGCACCCACGGCACCAGCCAGATGCAGTTGAGTCTCAGCTACAACCCGGGTTCCGGCTCCACGACGTTGGACCTCCCTGTGGCGGCGCAATCCACGCAAGGCGGAAGCACCGCGGCGAGCCTGGCGGGATTCGCCGAAGCGGACTTCTCCGAGACGCAATCGGCGCAGGATTCGCAGATCAAGGTGGACGGTTTCCCTCTCGGCGACGACGAATGGATCACCCGCAGCGCCAACACGATCGACGACGTTCTCCAGGGCGTGACGTTGTCTCTGCATGACACCGGGACGGTTCAGGTGAATCTGACGCGTGACATCGAATCGGTCAAGGAGAAGCTCGAGTCGATGATCGACGCCTACAACTCCGTAGTGACGTTCCTCGCCGAGAAGACCGGGTACAACAGCGCGCTCAAGACGGCCGGCGTTCTGATGGGCGACTCGACGGTGTCGAGCATCGCCAACAGCCTGCGCATGCCGCTGATCCGGCAGACCAGCGGCTTCGTCACCGACATCGACGCGTTTCTCATGCCCGCGCAGGTGGGCCTCGAACTCGACCGGGACGGGATGCTTTCCCTGGATACGACCGCGTTTGACGAGGCCATCACAAAGAACTACATGGGTGTGCTGGCGCTCATCGGGGCCGACAAGACCGGCAGTTCCGACAGCAACACAGTCCAGTTCTACAGCGCTTCCGACCAGTACACGCAAAGCGGGACGTACAACGTGCAGGTCACGATCTCCGGAGGAGTCATCACGAGCGCCGGGATCAAGGCGGCGGGCGAATCGACGTATCGTGACGCGACGGTCAGCGGGAACATTGTCATTGGCAATAGTGCGTTCAACGACAAGGGCAAGCCGATGTATGCCGAAAACGGCCTGGCGTTGAGCGTCGACCTCAGCCAGGACGGCACGTTCAACGCCACGGTCCGTGTCAAGCAGGGATTCACCGGTTCCCTGGAGGACGTGATCGACCGGTTCTTGCAGCCCACGGACGGTTGGCTGACGCTGGATCAGAATTCGATCGACGTGCAGATTCGCAATCTGGAGGATCGCATCGCCGTGGAGGAGACCCGCCTGTCACGCGTCGAACAGCGTCTGATCACGAAGTACGCGCGTCTCGAGAGGACGCTGACGCTGATGCAGAACCAGATGGCCGGTCTGCAGATGGGATAG